The region GAAGTAGTTATCACCATGCTCCCGAACGGCGGCCTGGTCAAGCAGGTTATCGGGGAGATTCTCCAGAGCACGGAAGACTCCGCTCAGAAGCCGGGCCTCTTCATCGACTCCTCCACCATCGCAGTCACCGAAGCCCGAGAAATTGCTGAGCTCGTTCAAGCCGCTGGCTCCCACTTCGTTGACGCTCCGGTCTCTGGGGGCATGTCGGGAGCACAGGCCGGCACCCTGGCATTCATGGTCGGAGGCGACAGCGCCGACTTCGATGCCGCTCACCCGTTGCTCGAGGTCATGGGCCGCTCGATTACCCACTGCGGTGGTATCGGCAATGGACAGGCAGTCAAGGCCTGCAACAACATGATTCTCGCAGTCCACCAGATTGCGCTTGCGGAGGCACTTGTGCTCGGTGAGCGACTTGGACTCGACCACCAGGCGTTTTTCGACGTTGTCTCCAACGCCACCGGCGCTTCCTGGGCGCTAACCACCAACGCCCCGGTCCCCGATGTGGTCCCCACCTCCCCGGCGAACAACGACTTCGCCCCGGGCTTCGCCTCGGCGCTCATGCTCAAGGACCTCAAGCTGGCAATGGCCTCTGCCGAAAAGACCCACACCGACACCACCTTGGGCCGCATCGCCGCTGGTCAGTACGCCGACTTCGTCGACGCGGGCAACGGTGGGCTGGACTTCTCCGCAATCATCAACGAGATCCGCGCCAAGAAGTAGGCACCTTTCCCGCCACGTATTGCGCCAGTTTTCGCTTGGCCATGTCGCAACGTTCGCGACGTCGGCAAGCGGCTAGTCGCTTCCATCAATAATCGACTGGAATATCCCGGCGTAGTGATCCTCCACGGCGGCCTGGTCCAGCAGGCGGAACTCCGAATCGCCGAAGCGACGCATCAGGGATAACCCGAGAATCAGCGCCAAGGCTGACTGAGCCCGAAGCTCCGGCGAAGGGTTAGGGTGCGGCGCCTCATCCCTAATGCGCCGCGCCAACACCTCGAGAAGATCCGTGCGGATTTTCTTGCCGATTGCGCTGAGTGTGCCATCATCGCCGCTGGCTACAGATATAGTCCGGGCCATCGAGTAATGAGCGGTATGTGGCGCGGTCAGGGTTTCCACGACAGCGGTCCGCCCCAGGCGATCAAACGGTCCCGCGAAAAGCTGCGAAGAAGAGGCTGTGAAGTCCACCGTCTGGGCGAACAAGGTCTGCTTGTTCTGGAAGTGCTTGACGATCAGCGCCACGCTGACCTGGGCCTCTGCAGCAATGTCGCGCAAAGACACATTCCCATAGGCGTCCAGGCTGAACAGACGCTGCGAGCACACCAAAATGCGCGTGCGCGTATCCGATGGCTGTGCGACTTCGGTGGAGTCTTCGGGACGGTGCGACATGCAGCAATTCTATCCGCGGGGACACACCACTATGCCCAACTCCCCTAGTTGAAAATGCCCCACACGGTCGCGATGAGAACAACGACGCCCATCGCGGCCACAAAGTAGTTGCTGGTAGCCCCACGGAACCGGCGGAGAGCCTCGACCTTACGGATCGCCACCATGGGCAACAAGTAGGTCATAAAGGCGAAGAAAATGCCGCCCACCAGCGAAATCATGTCCAAAATCGACGGGTTGAAAACACCGACCAGCGTCGCACAGACGAAGATAAAGAAGTAGGTCGCCAGGTCGAGAGAGCGCCCACTCTTCCCGCTCTTTTCGCCCATTCGCTTGACGACGCCCGGCGCCGCCACCCGGGCCAGGTACTGGGTGCCTTCCACGGTACCCAGAGCGTGGCCGAAGTAGGACGAAGCAATGGCGCAGACGACGATGATCGGCGCGATGTAAGCCATGAACGGCGTGCCGGTTACGTTGGCGAAATAGGACAGGACGGGGAGGTTCTGGGCCTCCGCCTCACGCATGCCGTCCGCACCCAGCGCCAGCGCGCAGGACCAAACGAAGAACATGGTGAAAACGGTCAGCAGCAGCGTGGAGTAACCAATTACTCGGCTGGACTGCTGCTGGTGATCCGGGCCATACTCGTTCTCCATCCCCAGCGAGAATTGCGACAGCGCCGCGACGAAGCTAAACGAGAACACCAGCACTGGCAGGATGAGAATTACCGAGGTAACAACGCCCCAGGCGGATGTGTCGCCGGCCTGCATGAAGGACTCGAGGTCCCACTTCGGAATCAGGTAAACGGACACCGCGGCCAGAGCAATGATTAGCGGGTAGACAACAAACTGGGCAACTGCGAGCATGATTCGTCGGCCGAAGGCGAGCCCGGCTGTCATTAGGCCAACGAGCACAGGCGCGAGCACCCAGCGTGAGAGCTCCGGCCCGCCGAGCTGGTTGACAATGAAACTCTCGACCGTATTTACGATGCTCACGCCGTAGATAAGGACGACGGGAAAAATGGTGAACCAATAAATCGCCGCGAGTACCAGCCCGGCGCGCGGTCCGAAGAACTCGCGCAGGACTTCCAGTACGTCCTTGCCCTGCGTCGGCGAGTACCCGACCATCCTCTCGAAGGCACGATGCGCGAAGAACGTCATCGGGCCGATCAGAACCGTAGCGATAAGCAGCGGCCAGAACCCGAAGCTGCCCGCGTTGATGGGTAGGAAGAGGATTCCGGCGCCGACGGCCGTGCCGAATAGCGTGATGGTCCACTGGGCGTTGACGCGCTTCTTCGCCTGCGGGACGGAAGAAGAGGCAAGTTTTCCGGACATGGTGAGCCTTTCACGAGCGACCTCACCTGTGCGGAGGCCGCTCTTGCGCCAGGGTCACACTTGGTGCCGTGTTACCTGGCTTACATTTCGTACCCAGATAACAATATTCGTATTGGCGTAGCTCGCCAATTCCCCTTTTGGCGACCTACTCCCCGTCCGCAATCATGTCACGCACCATCGGCACGACCTTAGTGCCGTATAGCTCGATACTTTTCAGAATCGCCTCCTGCGAACCGGTACCGATTTTCAGGTCGAAGGAGTCCGCGCCCAGGGCCTTGATTCCCTTCGTGATCTTGCGAGCCACCGTCTCCGGCGAGCCAACAAAAAGTGCACCGCTGCGCAGCTCGTGATTGAAGCGCTCCGGAGTCATCGCGCCCCAACCACGCTCATTGCCCAGGCGGGTGACGTGCGCGACGTGCTTTTCATAGAACGCCTCGACCGCCTCCTCGTCGGTGTCAGCCACCAACCCGTGGCTGTGCCACCCCACGGACTTGCCCGGCTCGTGGCCGAACTCTTCCTGGGCGCGCCGATACAGGTCGGCGAATGGCGCGAACCTGCTCACGGCACCGCCGATGATGGCCAGCCTGAGCCCCAGGTCGTGCTTCGCCGCGCGCACCACAGACTGCGGCGAACCGCCAACCGCGACATAAATCGGCATCTTATCCTTGTCCAGCGGAGGCCAGATTTCCTGCTCCTCAAGACTCTGGGTGTGCTTACCCTGCCAGGTAACAGGCCGATTATTCACAATCTCGACGAGCATGCCCAGCTTCTCTTCGAATAGCTCCTCGTAATCAGACAGGGAGTAGCCAAAGAGCGGGAACGACTCAATAAAGGACCCGCGCCCAACCGTCAGCTGTACGCGATTGCCCGACAGCGCCTGAATAGTAGAAAAGCGCTCGTAAATACGCACCGGGTCATCCGAGCTCAGCACGATAACCGCGGTGCCGAGATGAATGTTCTCAGTGACGCCGGCAATGTGAGACAGCACGGTATCCGGCGCACTAATTCCGTAATCATCGCGGTGATGCTCACCGACATTAAAGGTGTAGAGCCCAACCTGGTCTGCGAGTTTCGCCTGTTCAACTACATTTTTAAGCCCCTTGACGTAGTCACCATCCGTAACATCGCCGAAGGTGTCGAGGCCAAACTTGAGGTCTTCCGGATTTACTAGCAAATTTTGTTGACGTGTCATATTATCCATAACTAGAACAATACAACGCTTATTCCCGAGCCGAAACGCGGGCCGACAACCGCTTACCCCCGCCCCACTCACAATCATCACCACGAAGGACAAAATCCATGAACGCAACCACCCCACCGGACATTCAGACCATCGGCATCGTAGGCGTCGGCAAGCTGGGCTCCGCTCTCGGACAAGTCGCCGCCGCGGCTGGCTTCAAAATTCTCACCACATCCCGCCCGGGCCCCATGCGCGAGGCAATCATCTCCACCGTGCTGCCCACCGCCACCGTCGTCGACTATGAAGAGCTAGCTTCGCTTGCCGACGTCGTCATCTTCGCGATCCCGAATACACAGGTGGCGAACTTCGACCTTTCCAAAGTACGCGGAACAATTATCGACGCCACCAACCCCTGGGAGGCCACCGGAACCGACTCCGCAGAGTCCGTAACAACGGCGGACCTCGCCAAGCGATTCCCAGGGGCCCACATCGCCAAGACACTAAACCACGTCTCCTACGAGGAACTGCTTAGCGATTACCGAACCCCGGAAGAAATCGCCGAAGGCGCGCCGCGCCGAGCGATCGCAGTCATGTCGACAGACCCTGCGGCCCTCGAGGCCGCACGAGCAACAGTCGAAGCCTTCGGATTTGAACCGGTGCCCGTTGACGTGAGCGTCGGCAAGCGATTCAGACCCGACGGCGACCTTTTCGGAGTATGGCTATCTGCAGACCAGATGAGGCAGGCGGTCGAGGAATAGAGGCGCCGACTAGAGCCTAGGACTAGTAGCGAATGGCCATGCGACCATCAATCTTGCCCTGCCGCATCAGCTCGAAGACATCGTTAATTTCGTGCAGCGAGCACTCCTTAACGGTCGGCTTGACCAGCCCGCGGGCGTAGAAGTCGAGAGCCTCGGCCATATCCTGGCGCGTGCCGACCAGCGAACCACGAATAGTGAGATTGCGGAAGACAATGTCGAACACACTCGCCGGGAACTCCCCCGGCGGAAGGCCATTGAAAACAATGGTTCCATCGCGGCGCGCCATACCAAGAGCCTGGCCGAACGCATCCTTATGGACAGCAGTGACCAGAATGCCGTGAGCTCCACCATCGGTATAGGCCTGAACCGCCTGGACCGGATCCTCATCCTTGGCGTTCACCACAAACTCGGCACCCCACTCCTTTGCGTGGTCGAGTTTGTCTTCCGCGATATCCACTGCAATAACGCGCATACCCATCGCCTTGGCGTACTGGACCGCCAAATGCCCCAATCCACCGACGCCAGAAACCACCATAAACTGCCCCGGCTTCGTCTCGGAAACCTTGAGACCCTTATACACAGTCACGCCGGCGCAGAGAATCGGCGCAGCCTCCAGGTAGTCCACGCCCTCCGGTATACGAGCGGCATACCGCGTGTCGACCAGCATGTACTCGCCAAAGGAACCGTCCTGAGTATAACCGCCATACTCGGCGTCGTTGCACTGAGTCTCGCGGCCGGTCCGGCAGTACTCACAGTCACCACACGCGGACCACAGCCATGCATTGCCAACAATGTCACCCACACTGACCGAATGCTTTCCAGGGCCAAGCTCGATCACCTCGCCGATTCCCTCATGCCCCGGAATGAAAGGCGGCTCCGGCTTCACCGGCCAGTCTCCCTCTGTCGCATGCAGGTCAGTGTGGCAGACGCCGGAGGCAATCAACTTCACGAGCGCCTGATTCGGCCCCGGCTTTGGCAGATCGACGTCGCGAACATTGAGGTTTGGCCCGAATTCATCAACAACTGCGGCAGTGAACTGGGACGATTGCCCGGAACGGACACGGTCTGGCTGCACGGAGGTCATGATCAATCAACTCCTTGATTGGTCGGAAAACAACTGACGTACAACCCCACGCTTTTTGAAAACGGTTTGCATTAGCATATTTCGTTTCGTTTGTAAAACTGTGGGGCGCAAAAGTTAGCATAAAGTGACGCACGCCACGCTGTACACCCTTATTTTTCTAATGGAACATATTTAGAGCATGATCCGGGGCGGAATTAAGAAACCCATTCGTTGCGAAAATCGCCGAAAACACGCAGGTTACACCACATAGCCATGATTTCAGCACTAATTACGGCGTTAGTTATGTACGCGTCCGTGGCTCGTGATACAACTCACAAGAGAACTATTTTCACTCAGCCATCACCCTGGCTGAGCCAGCCCAGAAGGAACATCATGAGCGTGCTCAACCTCGCCGAGGCGGCGACTGAGACGGCAATGATCCCGGAATCTACCGGTTTCACCGTCGCAGTCGGCGTCATTGGCGTCCTCTTGTCCCTGCCCTGCTGGTTCGTCTTCATCAAGGGCTTCACCCACATGGTGAAGACCATCATGGTGGGCCAGAAGACCTACGGTCACACCGGTGATTGGGGATCGCGAATCTGGACCACGATCCGCGAGATCGTCGGCCACACCAAGATGAGCAAGAAGCCGGGCGTAGCCGTGGCCCACTGGTTCGTCATGGTCGGATTCCTCCTCGGATCACTCGTCTGGTTCGAGGCATACATCCAGACCTTCTGGCCTGCCGGCGGCTGGCCGATCCTAAAGGACCTGACGCTGTGGCATTTCGTCGATGAAATCCTGGGTGTCGGCACCACCCTGGGCATCCTGGCGCTGATCATGGTCCGCCAGACCAACCTGGGCAAGGAGCGCCTGAGCCGCTTCTACGGCTCCAACGCGGGCGCCGCCTACTTCGTCGAGGCCGTCGTCCTCATCGAGGGCCTGGGCATGGTCATGGTGAAGGCCGCCAAGCTGGCCACCTACGGCGAGCACGGCCACACCGGATCTGAAGTCTGGAACTGGGCGAACTTCGTCACTGGCGGCATCGCACAGGTTCTCCCCGCCTCCCACGTGATGGTCTCCATCTTCGCGCTGATCAAGCTGCTCTCCGGCATGATTTGGCTGTTCGTCGTCGGACGCAACCTGACCTGGGGAGTCGCATGGCACCGCTTCCTGGCGTTCGCCAACATCCTGCTGCAGCGCAACGCCGACGGCTACAACGCCCTGGCCGCAGCGAAGCCGATGACCTCTAAGGGCGAGATTCTGAACCTGGAAGAAGCCGACCCAGAGGTCGACTCCATGGGTACCGGTGTGGTCACCGACCACTCCTGGAAGGCCCTGCTGGACTTCACTTCCTGTACTGAATGTGGCCGCTGCCAGGAGCAGTGCCCGGCATGGAACACAGCCAAGCCGCTGAGCCCGAAGCTTCTGGTCAACCGCCTGCGTGACCACGCATACGCTTCCGCCCCGTACCTGCTGGCTGGCGAGACTATCGAGGGCGCTCGCGAGGGTGAAGGCGCTGGTGCCGCACTGCTGACCAAGTCGCTGGTCGGCGACGGCGAAGAGGGTGTCATCGACCAGGATGTTCTGTGGTCCTGCACCAACTGTGGCGCCTGCGTCGAGCAGTGCCCGGTGGACATCCAGCACATCGACCACATCGTCGATATGCGCCGCTACCAGGTCCTGGTCGAGTCGGAATTCCCGACCGAGCTGGCCGGCCTGTTCAAGAACCTCGAGACCAAGGGCAACCCGTGGGGCCAGAACGCCTCTACCCGCGCCGACTGGATTAACGAGGTCCGCAAGGACGGCGTCGTCGTCCCAGTCTGGGGCGAGGATGTCGAGAGCTTCGACGCTACCGAGTACCTGTTCTGGGTCGGCTGTGCCGGTGCCTACGACGACAACGCGAAGAAGACCACCAAGGCCGTCGCCGAGATGCTCTACACCGCCGGTGTGAAGTACGCGGTACTGTCCCAGGCAGAGGGTTGTACTGGTGACTCCGCACGCCGTGCCGGTAACGAGTTCCTGTTCCAGATGCTCGCAGAGCAGAACATCGAGCAGCTCTCCGAGGTCTTCGACGGTGTCCCGCCGAAGCAGCGCAAGATCGTTGTCACCTGTGCGCACTGCTACAACACCTTCAAGAACGAGTACCCGGAGCTGGGCGGCCAGTACGAGGTCGTCCACCACACCCAGCTGCTGAACAAGCTGGTCCGAGCTAATCGCCTGCAGCCGGTTGCCTCCGGTCAGGGTCGCGAGGTCACCTACCATGACCCGTGCTTCCTGGGCCGCCATAACAAGGTCTTCGAGGCACCGCGTGAGCTGATCGGGGCATCCGGCGCGAACCTCGTCGAGATGCCGCGCAACAAGAACACCGGCTTCTGCTGTGGTGCAGGCGGCGCGCGCATGTGGATGGAAGAGACCATCGGCCAGCGCATCAACGTCAACCGCACTGAGGAGGCCGTCGCCACCGGCGCCGAGGCCATCGCGATTGGCTGCCCGTTCTGTAAGACGATGATGACCGACGGTGTCAACAACGTCGTCGAAGAGGACGAGAAGAAGCCAGAGGTTCTGGATATCGCCCAGATGATCCGCGATTCTGTGCTTGTCGACGGCGCGTTGCCGACCGCCCGCGAGCCGGAGTGGATGGAACAGCCCGAGCGCGGCTGGGTCGATCCGAAGAAGGCCGAAGAGGAAGAGCGTGCTCGCCTCGAAGCCGAGGAGGCAAAGCGCAAGAAGGCAGAGGAAGCGGAAAAGAAGAAGGCTGAAAAGGCTGCAGCCGCAGCTGCTGGTGGCGCTGCTGCCGCTGGAGCAGCAGGCGCTGCCGCCGCTAAGTCCGGTGCTCCGACTCCAGGCGGCGCAAAGGGCGCTCCCGCACCAGGTGGCGCTCCCAAGCCAGGCGCCGCAAAGTCCGGCGCACCGACCCCAGGCGGCGCAAAGGGCGCTCCCGCACCGGGCGGCGCTCCCAAACCAGGCGCCGCAAAGTCC is a window of Corynebacterium lactis RW2-5 DNA encoding:
- the mmsB gene encoding 3-hydroxyisobutyrate dehydrogenase, giving the protein MSTIAFIGLGKMGGPMAANLAKAEHDVRGFDLSDQARAAAEEAGSTTFDSAVAAAEGAEVVITMLPNGGLVKQVIGEILQSTEDSAQKPGLFIDSSTIAVTEAREIAELVQAAGSHFVDAPVSGGMSGAQAGTLAFMVGGDSADFDAAHPLLEVMGRSITHCGGIGNGQAVKACNNMILAVHQIALAEALVLGERLGLDHQAFFDVVSNATGASWALTTNAPVPDVVPTSPANNDFAPGFASALMLKDLKLAMASAEKTHTDTTLGRIAAGQYADFVDAGNGGLDFSAIINEIRAKK
- a CDS encoding TetR/AcrR family transcriptional regulator gives rise to the protein MSHRPEDSTEVAQPSDTRTRILVCSQRLFSLDAYGNVSLRDIAAEAQVSVALIVKHFQNKQTLFAQTVDFTASSSQLFAGPFDRLGRTAVVETLTAPHTAHYSMARTISVASGDDGTLSAIGKKIRTDLLEVLARRIRDEAPHPNPSPELRAQSALALILGLSLMRRFGDSEFRLLDQAAVEDHYAGIFQSIIDGSD
- a CDS encoding amino acid permease — translated: MSGKLASSSVPQAKKRVNAQWTITLFGTAVGAGILFLPINAGSFGFWPLLIATVLIGPMTFFAHRAFERMVGYSPTQGKDVLEVLREFFGPRAGLVLAAIYWFTIFPVVLIYGVSIVNTVESFIVNQLGGPELSRWVLAPVLVGLMTAGLAFGRRIMLAVAQFVVYPLIIALAAVSVYLIPKWDLESFMQAGDTSAWGVVTSVILILPVLVFSFSFVAALSQFSLGMENEYGPDHQQQSSRVIGYSTLLLTVFTMFFVWSCALALGADGMREAEAQNLPVLSYFANVTGTPFMAYIAPIIVVCAIASSYFGHALGTVEGTQYLARVAAPGVVKRMGEKSGKSGRSLDLATYFFIFVCATLVGVFNPSILDMISLVGGIFFAFMTYLLPMVAIRKVEALRRFRGATSNYFVAAMGVVVLIATVWGIFN
- a CDS encoding LLM class flavin-dependent oxidoreductase, which translates into the protein MDNMTRQQNLLVNPEDLKFGLDTFGDVTDGDYVKGLKNVVEQAKLADQVGLYTFNVGEHHRDDYGISAPDTVLSHIAGVTENIHLGTAVIVLSSDDPVRIYERFSTIQALSGNRVQLTVGRGSFIESFPLFGYSLSDYEELFEEKLGMLVEIVNNRPVTWQGKHTQSLEEQEIWPPLDKDKMPIYVAVGGSPQSVVRAAKHDLGLRLAIIGGAVSRFAPFADLYRRAQEEFGHEPGKSVGWHSHGLVADTDEEAVEAFYEKHVAHVTRLGNERGWGAMTPERFNHELRSGALFVGSPETVARKITKGIKALGADSFDLKIGTGSQEAILKSIELYGTKVVPMVRDMIADGE
- a CDS encoding NADPH-dependent F420 reductase, translating into MNATTPPDIQTIGIVGVGKLGSALGQVAAAAGFKILTTSRPGPMREAIISTVLPTATVVDYEELASLADVVIFAIPNTQVANFDLSKVRGTIIDATNPWEATGTDSAESVTTADLAKRFPGAHIAKTLNHVSYEELLSDYRTPEEIAEGAPRRAIAVMSTDPAALEAARATVEAFGFEPVPVDVSVGKRFRPDGDLFGVWLSADQMRQAVEE
- the adhP gene encoding alcohol dehydrogenase AdhP translates to MTSVQPDRVRSGQSSQFTAAVVDEFGPNLNVRDVDLPKPGPNQALVKLIASGVCHTDLHATEGDWPVKPEPPFIPGHEGIGEVIELGPGKHSVSVGDIVGNAWLWSACGDCEYCRTGRETQCNDAEYGGYTQDGSFGEYMLVDTRYAARIPEGVDYLEAAPILCAGVTVYKGLKVSETKPGQFMVVSGVGGLGHLAVQYAKAMGMRVIAVDIAEDKLDHAKEWGAEFVVNAKDEDPVQAVQAYTDGGAHGILVTAVHKDAFGQALGMARRDGTIVFNGLPPGEFPASVFDIVFRNLTIRGSLVGTRQDMAEALDFYARGLVKPTVKECSLHEINDVFELMRQGKIDGRMAIRY
- a CDS encoding heterodisulfide reductase-related iron-sulfur binding cluster, whose protein sequence is MSVLNLAEAATETAMIPESTGFTVAVGVIGVLLSLPCWFVFIKGFTHMVKTIMVGQKTYGHTGDWGSRIWTTIREIVGHTKMSKKPGVAVAHWFVMVGFLLGSLVWFEAYIQTFWPAGGWPILKDLTLWHFVDEILGVGTTLGILALIMVRQTNLGKERLSRFYGSNAGAAYFVEAVVLIEGLGMVMVKAAKLATYGEHGHTGSEVWNWANFVTGGIAQVLPASHVMVSIFALIKLLSGMIWLFVVGRNLTWGVAWHRFLAFANILLQRNADGYNALAAAKPMTSKGEILNLEEADPEVDSMGTGVVTDHSWKALLDFTSCTECGRCQEQCPAWNTAKPLSPKLLVNRLRDHAYASAPYLLAGETIEGAREGEGAGAALLTKSLVGDGEEGVIDQDVLWSCTNCGACVEQCPVDIQHIDHIVDMRRYQVLVESEFPTELAGLFKNLETKGNPWGQNASTRADWINEVRKDGVVVPVWGEDVESFDATEYLFWVGCAGAYDDNAKKTTKAVAEMLYTAGVKYAVLSQAEGCTGDSARRAGNEFLFQMLAEQNIEQLSEVFDGVPPKQRKIVVTCAHCYNTFKNEYPELGGQYEVVHHTQLLNKLVRANRLQPVASGQGREVTYHDPCFLGRHNKVFEAPRELIGASGANLVEMPRNKNTGFCCGAGGARMWMEETIGQRINVNRTEEAVATGAEAIAIGCPFCKTMMTDGVNNVVEEDEKKPEVLDIAQMIRDSVLVDGALPTAREPEWMEQPERGWVDPKKAEEEERARLEAEEAKRKKAEEAEKKKAEKAAAAAAGGAAAAGAAGAAAAKSGAPTPGGAKGAPAPGGAPKPGAAKSGAPTPGGAKGAPAPGGAPKPGAAKSGAPVPGGAKSSGAPVPGGAKGSPAPGGAPKPGAAKSGAPVPGGAKSAAPKAVAPAAEAEAPAAEATEAPAAATKGGAPVPGGARKGAPIPGGARKAAAAPKAESASAPEPAQEAAAAEPETPAVEAEAPATPAAKTASGAPVPGGARKGAPIPGGARKAAAAATAATAGTAAAAATTSSDEAPSVNAEDTAPESSEDAVQEPQAGQGSTATETPAAEETPAAENAEPAAEEAQPAETEAPSASGADLPRNEHGVPIPGSARRK